Within Raineyella sp. W15-4, the genomic segment TCCTCGGGTGTCCGCCGCAGCTCCCCGGGATGCAACTCGGCCCCGGCCGGCGCCGACGCCGGGGAGGCCGATTCGAGGCTGGTCCCGCGCCACCGGGAGATCCCCCGCATCACGTGGTAGACCACGATCGCGCCGAGGGCGCCCAGGGCAATGCCGTTGAACACCACGCCGCCGACCTGCTGGCCGTCGACGACCTGGCCGCCGACCGCCCAGGTGTAGTTCGCGATCCCGACGATCAGCGCGACAGCCGCCGTGTTGAGGTTGACCGGGTCGGAGAAGTCGACCCGGTTCTGCACCCAGATCCGTACGCCCAGCATGCCGATCATGCCGTAGAGCACCGTCGCCGCACCGCCCAGGACGCCAGCGGGGATGGTCGCGATCAGTGCGCCGAACTTCGGGATCATCGACAGCAGCAACGCGAAGACGCCGGCGACCAGATAAGCGGCCGTCGAGTAGACCCGGGTCGCGGCCATCACGCCGATGTTCTCGGCGTACGTCGTGGTGCCCGACCCGCCGCCGACACCGGCGAGGACGGTCGACAGGCCGTCGGCGAACAGCGCCCGGCCGGTGACGTCGTCCAGGTCGTCGCCGGTCATCGCGGCGACCGACTTCACGTGGCCGATGTTCTCGGCGATCAGGACGACGACGACCGGCAGGAACATCGCCAGCACCGACGGTTCCCAGGTCGGGGCGTGGAAGGTCGGCAGGCCGAGCCAGGCGGCCGAGCCGATGGCGGTGAAGTCGACCTCGCCGCGGAGCACCGCGGTGAGGTAGCCGATCAGGACACCGACGAGGATCGACAGCCGCCCGAGCATGCCACGGAAGAAGACCGTCACCAGGATGATCGCGACGATGGTGACGACGGCGGTCACCGGCGCCTTCTGGACGTTGCTCCACGCGGCCGGCGCCAGGTTGAAGCCGATCAGCGCGACGATTGCCCCGGTGACGGTCGGCGGCATCACCCGGTTGATCCAGTGCGCGCCGGCGAAGTGGACGACGACGCCGACCAGGGCGAGCAGCGCGCCGACGGCGATCACCCCGCCGAGCGCCGAGCCCATCCCGTGCGAGGCGGTGGCGGCGGTGATCGGCGCGATCAGGGCGAAGCTCGAGCCGAGGTAGCTGGGCACCCGGCCGGCGGTGATGACCAGGAACAGCAGCGTGCCGACGGCGGAGAAGAACAGTGTCGTCGACGGCGGGAAGCCGGTGATCAGCGGCACCAGGAAGGTGGCACCGAACATCGCCACGACGTGCTGCATACCGATGCCGATGGTCGCCGGCCACGCCAACCGCTCCGCCGGCCTGACCACCTCACCGGGAGCTATGTGATAGCCGTCACCGTGGATGCTCCATCGCAGGAAGCTGCGCGATGGCCTGGGCAGCGGTGTCTTGGATGTGGTGGCCACGGTCCCTCCGATCAGGGCATACCCGGCGTACGCCGCGGACCATCGTAAGGGGTCGGCGTTTCGGTGCCGTTTCGGCATCGGGCAGGCGACACCTGGAGGAGTATCGTCGCCGACGGAGTCCCCTCCCTGTCGGGGACTCCCCGGGGGAATTGGGGGGAAATGACATGGCCATCTGCCGCGTGTGCGGACACGACTCGAGCGGAGCCTTCTGCGACCACTGCGGCACACCGCTCAGCCTCAATGACCAGCCGGCCACAGGACGGACCGGTCCGCGACGGCCGGACGCTCCGCCGATCCCGACGAGGTCGGAGCCGTCCCGGTTCGAAGCCCCGGGGACGTACGGTCCCTCCCCGATCGACGACCCACAGGAAATCGACGACCCACAGGAATCAGACGCCCGCCCGGAGACCGGGGCCGCCGGAGGCCTCAGGACGCCGATCATGATCGGCGGCGCTGTCCTCCTGGTCGCTGCGGTCGGAGTCGCCTTCGTGATAGGTCAGAGCCGAAAGGGGAGCCAGGAGGCGGTGCCGGCGTACCGGTCCTCATCGACTTACACCCCAGCGACGTACGCTCCGACGACCTACGCGCCCGCCCAGGTCGCCTCGTCGGCGCCGACGACCGGCACCCCGGTGTGGCCGAGCGGTGGCTATCCGTCGACCGCGGCCTCGTCCGGATCGAGCGTCGCCACGGAAGCGGCGGCCCACGACTGGCTCAATGCCGAGGCATCCAGCTATCGGGTCACCACCGACGGTCACTACCTCGTAGAGCTCTCGGCAAAGTACATCGGCGCTTACGATCCGCAGCTGACGGCGGCGAACGGTACCCACACGTTCTACTTCACGGACATCGTCGCCGAGTACCAGCAGCTGCGTGACCGGTTCGGGTCGGACGTCCA encodes:
- a CDS encoding uracil-xanthine permease family protein translates to MATTSKTPLPRPSRSFLRWSIHGDGYHIAPGEVVRPAERLAWPATIGIGMQHVVAMFGATFLVPLITGFPPSTTLFFSAVGTLLFLVITAGRVPSYLGSSFALIAPITAATASHGMGSALGGVIAVGALLALVGVVVHFAGAHWINRVMPPTVTGAIVALIGFNLAPAAWSNVQKAPVTAVVTIVAIILVTVFFRGMLGRLSILVGVLIGYLTAVLRGEVDFTAIGSAAWLGLPTFHAPTWEPSVLAMFLPVVVVLIAENIGHVKSVAAMTGDDLDDVTGRALFADGLSTVLAGVGGGSGTTTYAENIGVMAATRVYSTAAYLVAGVFALLLSMIPKFGALIATIPAGVLGGAATVLYGMIGMLGVRIWVQNRVDFSDPVNLNTAAVALIVGIANYTWAVGGQVVDGQQVGGVVFNGIALGALGAIVVYHVMRGISRWRGTSLESASPASAPAGAELHPGELRRTPEDDPES